ACTTGCAGCGTTACAAGGAGTACGCAGGCATCTACAAGGTAGGAAGACAGGCGCCTGAATTTTCATCTGCATTGACTGATCCTGACACGCCACACACCTTGTTGGTGCTGTATttgcaggaggaagaggaggagagatcTGATAGATGGAAGCATTTTCTGGAGAGGCAGCCTGAGTCGTCTGGACAGGTTGCTGGTGATAATGCTCAGGGTGGTGGTTCTGAATCACTGCCAGAGAAGACTTCAGCAGGGCCACGGAAGATCGAAATATGGACGCCAATTAGGAAGTCCCTTGGCAACATTGAGCAGATGATGAGCCTGCGTGTGGAGAAGAAGCAATCTTCTGCTGGAAAGCAGCAAGTTGTCAGAGGCCAAGCAGATGATGGAATCCATCCCGTGAAAGTTGAAGAGGCCAAGTTGTCGGAGGACTCGGATGACGAGTTCTATGATGTAGATAAGGTTGATCCTAGCCAAGAAGTGCATTCGGGAGATACTGGGAACGCTGATAATGGAAGCAGGGGTCATGAGGAAACTTACATTTCAAAGGAAGAGTTGGAGTGTCTGGTCCATGGTGGACTACCAATGGCTTTGAGGGGAGAGGTGCAGAGTCTACGCACTGAAgccttttatttctttcttttacttGTGATTTATTCAGCTCATTCAGCAACTCTGTGCATTTGTATTGACAGCTATGGCAAGCCTTTGTTGGTACTGGAGCTCGTAGGGTAGAAGGGTATTATGACACTCTTGCAGCAGAAGGTGAATCAGAAAATAACAAATCTTCAGATTCTTCAACCTCAGAAGGTGTCCATGAAAAGTGGATAGGGCAAATAGAGAAGGTATCTGTTTATGGACATTTTTATGGGGAATCATTCCTTTTTGGATAACTTACTGCCGGAAAGTCTAATAGAGTTCACTCTGCAACTTGGCTCCTTATAGGACTTGCCTAGAACTTTTCCGGGCCATCCTGCTTTAGATGAGGATGGAAGAAATGCTTTGAGACGCTTGCTTATAGCTTATGCTAAACACAACCCATCGGTCGGTTACTGCCAGGTAATTCTATCCATCAAATGGTCAGCCTCATTATTGTCTTTTACGTTACCACAAAAGTCGATTGCTTCCCTGGATAACCGAAATGGCTAAGGCGAACCAATATAATTTTGTTCTATTTTTGTACTCATGCCACACCACAGTGGTGAATCTAAAACCTAGTATTCaatgctttcaaaaaaaaaaacctagtaTTCAATGCTTCCGATGAGTACGAAATAATTACACTCTTTCTCAATCAATATTCTGGGCATACTGTATCGTTTTACCAACGTTTTAGCTCAGAATTCCAACATTCCTCTTAGCATAGATTCATCTTCTGAATACTGTAGGCGATGAACTTTTTTGCTGGTCTCTTGCTTCTGCTGATGCCGGAGGAGAATGCATTTTGGTATGGCCCAAGACTATTGGTGTATCTCATGTTATTGTTGGATCAAATAATCTGTTAAATCCATCGCTGGTGTATGTTACAGGACATTGGTTGGAATTATCGATGACTATTTTGATGGCTACTTTTCAGAAGAAATGATTGAGTCACAGGTACCGCAAGGTCACCCAGTAATGTTTGTTTTGCATATTGGGGGTCTGCTTGAAGCCCCAAGTTCGATTCATTCTCATGCAATTTGGTTGTATTTCAGGTGGATCAGCTTGTTTTAGAGGAGTTAGTCCGAGAGAAATTCCCTAAACTAGGTTAGCAACTCTTTCTGACCTAATGGAATAGGAAAATCCAAGCATTATGGTTTAACATACTTCTTTTGTGCAGCAAATCATCTGGATTACCTTGGACTTCAAGTTGCATGGGTTACTGGGCCATGGTTCTTATCCATCTTCACAAATGTGCTTCCCTGGGAGAGTGGTTAGACTTTATTTTACATTATTTTCATCACTGAGTACCTGTAGAAGAACATTCTCTAAAAGTATAGCTTAGCTAATGTAACAGGGTTAAATGCACAAAGCAACTAGCATCTATGATTTCAAACTATGCGTTGCTTCTAATAGACAAATGGACAATCATGATCTCATGCAAGGGAAATATTGAAATGTGAAAACTTCTATCTAAGGAAAGGGTCTAGATGATTCTGATCCAGGTCATCTTTATAAGGAGGGACTGAGTGAGAAGGGGTAAAATAAGCACTCACTACAAGGTGTGAAAGATAACTAGGCCTGCCTTACATATTAGTGGTAGTTATGGGGTACCCAGGAACACCATGTAAAACTCACTACTATGATGAGTTATTATGATCCAAGTTATCTCTATGTAAGCAATAAAACCTGCTTGGTGTAGTGATCCCATACATATATACTTGAAAAAACTTTACATCACTTATGAGTACTATTAAACATTTCAGTTCTTCGTGTCTGGGATGTGCTTTTGTTTGATGGAAACAGAGTGATGCTGTTCCGGACAGCTCTTGCGCTACTGGAGTTCTATGGTACTGGGACATAATTTTGCTTTGTTTCAATTCCCAAAAGgaaaatataatatttgtaGTCAGCCGATACATGGCAGTCCTCAAAGAATTTCTTTAGACTGATGCTCGCGTCAATTGCAGGTCCTGCACTTGTAACTACAAAAGATGCCGGTGATGCAGTTACCCTTTTGCAGTCTTTATCTGGTTCCACTTTTGACAGCAGCCAGCTTGTCTTGACAGCTCGCATGGGATATCAATCTGTAAATGAAACAATATTGCAAGAGCTAAGTAATAAACATCGCCCATCTGTTATAGCTTCAATGGAAGAAAGAGCGAAAGGTCTAGGTGCTTGGACGGATACCAATGGTCTTGCATCAAAGCTGTATAACTTCAAACGTGACCCTGAACCACTGGTCTCATTAAGCGATTCAGCAGACCAGTTGAGTGATGTGGGAGATGGGGATGCCAATCAAGAAAGTGATCCTGGAAACATGGATGATATGTATGGTGGCGTGACAGTCAATTCTGAGATTGATTCTTTGCCTGATCCAAAGGACCAGGTAACCTTCTCGATCGTAGTCTCTAAATCCTGCTATCTATGCTTAAAGGGTTTAATCTGTGGCACTGCCATGTTCTTTTTCTTGTCATTGGTGAAGTCTAGAGATTGCTGTAGTTTACCTCCCCATGGTATTAATGTTTAGTTTTAGCACCACAGGTTGCCTGGCTGAAGTTGGAATTATGCCGACTGCTAGAGGAGAGAAGATCAGCTGTTCTCAGGTCTGTTTATTTCTTTCCAAGTTTCCGTtacttatttttttcataagtTGCTGGAACCACTACAGGAGATAGGATAGGACTTTTAAATTTCTCACCAGATGTAATCAGCAGTTAGATTATAGAGTAATTTAGTGCAATGATAATGGGTAATTTTTCtccctttccttctttttaactCTTCCAGGGGACCAGTTTTTTGAGTAATATGAACTAAAGCTGCTTTTTTTCCCACCTCATAAATCTATCATTATCGCTGAAAACAATAAATCTTTGATGAAATATAACAAGCTTATCAATTGTTTCTGGCAGCAATACAAGCAAACTTTTCACTGCTGTGTGTTTGCCAAGTTCTAGCTGTTGTACTTGTGTTGTGAAACTGTTAAACACATGATCCCTTTACTCTCTTTTAGCTGAATATTTTCCTTTTAgtccatcttttctttttatttatttattttcctttattctttctGCCTTGCAGAGCTGATGAACTAGAAACAGCGCTGATGGAAATGGTTAAGCAAGACAATAGGCGCCAATTAAGTGCAAAGGTATAGAATACTATACAGTTGTTTACAGAGAGGATATTCAGCAATGGAAATATCCAGAATCTAGATTGTATGGTACTACCTCCATTTCAGTATTTCACAATATAGGCCCACAACAGTTACGCACACAGGCCAAGGAATAAGTATAAAGAACAGTAAATGAGAAATAACACACATGCTGGCATGCCCATATTAAATTGCATGCTACAATCACTGAACCTCCTTCACATCATTAAATTAATGGTAGAGAGTGGAGATGTTGCTGTAACTGCACTCTTGCTTTCGTTAGTAAACATTTATATTTGAAACTCAAACTCCTTAGTAAAAGGTCTAAATTGTGAAACATGGGGAGTACTGTTTACCTCATTGTTGCCAATTCCACATAAATCACTTACTAACTATGTTTAGCTTGCGTTCCTAAAGCATGATTGCATAAGTATCGTTCTGTAAAATTTATGAAGTACAAACTATTTGATTTTTAAACAAATCATTCAGCAACTTCATCATAATTTTATTGTATGAGCTAAATACTTCTTGTTTTCTTGGACCAAAAGAACTGTGAAA
This sequence is a window from Setaria italica strain Yugu1 chromosome III, Setaria_italica_v2.0, whole genome shotgun sequence. Protein-coding genes within it:
- the LOC101766464 gene encoding TBC1 domain family member 10B translates to MKPKSLPFIAFEHKRDAYGFAVRPQHLQRYKEYAGIYKEEEEERSDRWKHFLERQPESSGQVAGDNAQGGGSESLPEKTSAGPRKIEIWTPIRKSLGNIEQMMSLRVEKKQSSAGKQQVVRGQADDGIHPVKVEEAKLSEDSDDEFYDVDKVDPSQEVHSGDTGNADNGSRGHEETYISKEELECLVHGGLPMALRGELWQAFVGTGARRVEGYYDTLAAEGESENNKSSDSSTSEGVHEKWIGQIEKDLPRTFPGHPALDEDGRNALRRLLIAYAKHNPSVGYCQAMNFFAGLLLLLMPEENAFWTLVGIIDDYFDGYFSEEMIESQVDQLVLEELVREKFPKLANHLDYLGLQVAWVTGPWFLSIFTNVLPWESVLRVWDVLLFDGNRVMLFRTALALLEFYGPALVTTKDAGDAVTLLQSLSGSTFDSSQLVLTARMGYQSVNETILQELSNKHRPSVIASMEERAKGLGAWTDTNGLASKLYNFKRDPEPLVSLSDSADQLSDVGDGDANQESDPGNMDDMYGGVTVNSEIDSLPDPKDQVAWLKLELCRLLEERRSAVLRADELETALMEMVKQDNRRQLSAKVEQLEQEISELRQALSDKQEQEEAMFQVLMRVEQELKIAEEARISAEQDAAAQRYAANVLQEKYEEAMASLAQMENRAVMAETMLEATLQYQSSQQKALSPCPSPRTSMLDASPTASQTSQEFQPRRKNLLGPFSLSWRDKNKEKQNSADDSTNTKFSNSNDEMVETSNKDDEKQRETPELNVEQTAESPEEDGKLRAEMPNEDNELPGARIVTSDLNGHHEQMQEIKLD